Genomic window (Dictyoglomus thermophilum H-6-12):
GCTCATCAGAAGATATTAAAGGGGATATTGGATGGTCTTGAGAAAAATACTCCATCTGTGCCTCAGGAATTTCTTACTCTTCCTTTTATTTTATTGTCTTACCAAAATAAGGCTTATTTTATCTCAGAGAATTTAAAGACTTATCCTAAGAGTTTTAATAATCTTTATGAGTTTATAAAGAGTAAAGCAGAAAATAGCAATGACGAAGATTGGAAGAAAGCCTTAGATCTCGCTAATGATGTAAAGAAAGAGGTAGAAGAAAATACTCTCTCTGAAGATATTAAAAAGATTGGAGATTTTATAGGAGATTTGAACTTCCAAAGTAGAAAAGCCATGGATCTTTTGAGTACATCTCTTGAAGGGTTACAAAAGATGGAAGATTTATTAAATACCATGCTTTATGGAGGAGAGATTGAGGGTAAGAAACTTCCAGGACTTGTAGATGTGGAAAAGGATATGAAAAAAGCAAAGGACACTTTAAAGAAAAATGTGGATGAATTAGAAAAAGGGGAAAAGAAGCTTAAGGATTGGGAAAATAAGTTAAAAGATTACACCTTTATAGGAAAAGTTGAGGGAGCAAGCTCTACTGTAAGATTTTACTTCAAACTAAAAGAGATGAAGTAAATTTATGTTAATATTGCTTTTGAGGAGAGGGTTAATATGGTTACAATAAGGGATGCTGTAAAAACACCAGAGATGATAGAAACAATGGCTTCTTTTAAGTTTAAACCTAAGACTCTTGCTAAAATTGCTCCTGTAAAGGCTCCTGTTCCAGGAAGGGGAATTGCTATGAAAACTGCAAGGGAAAATACAATTCCCAAGGAGTATAATTTTAATCTTTTAAGCTTGTTTTTTACAAATTTCTTATAATATTTATTTAATGGATCTTTGCTGAAAATGTATCTCCTAATTAAGTCAATAGTGTAATATATAATTATGCCCATTAAGGTGTTTCCAATAAAGCTTACAATAAAGCTTTCGGTAGGGGAAAGTCCATTGTAAATGCCATAAGGGATAGATATTCTACATTCTCCCACAGGAGTCATAGAAAGCAAAAATACTTTTAATAATAACTCTATTTTCATAGGGAATATTATATTAGTTAATTTAGATTAAATTCAAGCCATATTCCATAACTTACAGGAGAAGTTTTATTTTGAGCGACTAATAATATTTTTTCTCGTGGTAAGTATATTATGCTTTGTAGGGTGAGTCTTGTACTTACGCTTTGCAAAATTTCTTTTGCATCTTCTATACTTATCTCTTCTTTTGATAGAATCTTTTCTCTTATTATTTTTTCTCTTTCTTTGGTATTTATTTGGCGTACAAAAGTACCATCAATAGGAATAGGTAGCTCTTCAATTAATTTTTCTGCTTGCTCAGAGATCATCTCTGGATGTTGATAATGATTGGTTACAATTAAAAATCCTTCTTCATTAATATTCCTTAATTCTCTTCTCTTTGGACTAATTTCTAATACAACGGCATCTTTGTTGTCAGCTATTAGAATATTTAGCCCTTGGTAAGGAGATAAGGCATTTTCTATTGCCTCACTAATATTATCTGAATATTGAATTATTCTTCTTGTAAGAAGGCATTCGGGAGCTCCTGTCTCAGTTTTATGGCTTTGGGAGACGTTTATGGAGAGGTAAAGATTTTTAGATATGGCAGTGTAAGCTCCTACAAGACCAGGGAAGGAGACAGAAATAAAAGAGTTTCCTTTTTGGGGATAATATTTGAATATTACCGGGCAAAGAGGTAATTCGTCTACAAATACTCCGTAGTCAAGATTTCTCCCTATTATTAAATTTCCATCTTTGTTTCTAAAAACAAAGGCAGAGCATCCGCTAATGGGAAGCTTCCAGTAATGTTGGAGTACTATTTCGTCCATAAGGTTAAAAAGAAGAATGTTCTCATAAGGTACATCTGCTCCTTTAGAAATTCCCTTCATCTCTTCTACAAGATCTTTAAATTCTGGGTAGGTATTTAGAATCTTCTCCTCTAATTCTTTTGCTGTCTTTATTAGTGATTTATATAATATAATTCTTTCAATTTTATGACTGAAATACTGAATTTCTTCTTTTAGCATTTTTCCGTGTTGATACCCTATCTCATAGGGAGTACCTCTAAGCTCTATGATCCTTATGCCACTATTTTTAGGAAAAGCTGGCTCAGGTTTTGAGCAACCCTGAAGGAATATTAGACTAAGAAGTATAATAAGAAAAAGTTTCTTCTTCATACTGTAATTTTAAAATTTTTAACCTTCTTTTTTCAATCTTTTAACAAAATAATGTTATAATGAATCCTGAAAAATGGGTATTATCTTTAGGAGGGGATATGAAAAGATTTTTAAAAATTTTTTTGATCATCTTTTTCCTCTTATCTCTTACCTATGCTAAGGAATATGTAATAAGAGAGGCCAATCTCACTTATGATATATTACCTACAGGCGAAATAGAGGTAAAGAATCAACTTACTTACGATTTCTCTGGATCTTTCTCCCGAGCTTGGATGACCATCCCTAAGGGAGGGTATAGTATTAGAGAGATTTCTGTGGGAGAGATCATTGATGAAGTTTATTTGGGTTATACTTATCATCGTGAAACTTCCGAAAAAATTCCTCAAACTTTCGACGTAGTAGAAGATAATAATCAGTACAAAATAACCTGGTTTTATAGGGCTAATGATACTAATAAGACTTTTGTAATAAAGTATAAATTAGTAAAGGCCTTAAAGGTTTACAATGATGTGGCTGAATTTTATTGGAAGGTATGGGGAGGAGATTGGGATATAGGCCTTCCTGCTTTATGGGTAGAGGTAAATTTGCCATCCTCGATTGAATCTACCGAGGATGTTTTATATTGGCTTCATCCTAAAATTGATGGGAAAATAGGTATAAGGAAAGATTATA
Coding sequences:
- a CDS encoding COG2426 family protein, with the protein product MKIELLLKVFLLSMTPVGECRISIPYGIYNGLSPTESFIVSFIGNTLMGIIIYYTIDLIRRYIFSKDPLNKYYKKFVKNKLKRLKLYSLGIVFSLAVFIAIPLPGTGAFTGAILARVLGLNLKEAIVSIISGVFTASLIVTILTLSSKAILT
- a CDS encoding acyl-CoA--6-aminopenicillanic acid acyl-transferase, giving the protein MKKKLFLIILLSLIFLQGCSKPEPAFPKNSGIRIIELRGTPYEIGYQHGKMLKEEIQYFSHKIERIILYKSLIKTAKELEEKILNTYPEFKDLVEEMKGISKGADVPYENILLFNLMDEIVLQHYWKLPISGCSAFVFRNKDGNLIIGRNLDYGVFVDELPLCPVIFKYYPQKGNSFISVSFPGLVGAYTAISKNLYLSINVSQSHKTETGAPECLLTRRIIQYSDNISEAIENALSPYQGLNILIADNKDAVVLEISPKRRELRNINEEGFLIVTNHYQHPEMISEQAEKLIEELPIPIDGTFVRQINTKEREKIIREKILSKEEISIEDAKEILQSVSTRLTLQSIIYLPREKILLVAQNKTSPVSYGIWLEFNLN